CCCCTATTAGCTACCCTACGTacactgtgcagcagctgcccagcaggctatcgaTTGCTgggccccccccccactgccatgtgctgctcctgccctctgccttggagcggctcctgggagcctcctccttgctgtgcagccagtggggggagagggaagaggggtgctgatgtcagggtgtcacCCTCCTGCCACTCCTGTACCCcgtctccacagagcaggggcgaggggggacacaacagggctcaggacagagggaggtTGCTGGCAGcaactgctgtctcaacttgctgatctacttaaaaaggcagtgtacttacagtggggtcagcgtacttaaaggggcaatgcacgtctctctctctctcacactcacatactctgtgtgtgtctatgtctctcacacactcccccaccccccagcactttggaaagtggagggaaTGGTGCTGTCCCATGGGATAGCCTGGGTTCATCATCACTGTTCAGTTTCCACAGGGAATATTTGCAGCCACTGCCATGCGTCtactgtgtctcctccctccattcgtgctgccttgtagagtgtgaggttacattaacaacgtgttaacccttgagggctcagccgagtgttagttcatcatttagcagtaaggcattccctgggaaatatcacCCCCTcttccaccacctcaaccaagcttcacaatcattattgCCGTGTACAgtatttaattgtttgtttaaaacttatactgtgtgtgtgtgtgtgtctatatatatagacacacattattttgtctggcaaaaaagatttccctggaacctaacccccctatttacattaattcttatggagaaattggcctcgcttaacattgttttgcttaaagtcacatttttcaggaacataactacaacgttaagcgaggagttactgtatgtagCTGCAGAAACAAGACACTTTGCCGCAGGTCAGAGGATGAGAGAACTACCACCACATGACATAATAGTCATGTCACTTAATAAAGGATTGGAAGGTGCTCCGATACTGCGGTGACAAGCGCTGTATAAGACTTTACATAGAATAGAAGGTTGCCTGGTTAATCTGCCAAGGATGCTCCAGCCATCACTTCACCCGGAGTCTCTGTAGTGTGGTGGGGAGGATGTTGAGGTCTATCGTAGGAGCTGGTGGAGTCCCCTGGGTGTTCCCATCATGGTGCAGTGCCCAAACGTTCCTGGGGTAAAGTGAGGGAGCTTCTCTTGCTGGTCCTTGCAGAGTAAGCTGAGGTATGATGCATGATCTTCAGAGCCATCCAGATCTGGAGGCCTTTGCTGGCTGGAGGAACAGCACCTGTCTGTGGTGGATTTGGGATTTTATATTGCAAATCACTTTGCTGCCTTGTTTTACACAGTTGTAAAATGGGTAAAGTGCCTGAGCTCAGGGGTGGTGGGAATTAGTGCAGCGCTGTGTGTGTTAGTCACCCAGCAAAGCCAGTCCCCTCCAGAGACAGCGAGCCTGAAGCAGATATTGCTGCCTCTGTAGAAGCAGCAGTAAAGAGTCCTCCTGGGAACACCTTAGGAAACTGTTTCTCACTGAGGGATCCTTGGGTAGGAAACTCACCTGAGGAGGCATCAGCCTGGTAGCTTTCAAGGCAGCTCTGTATTAGAGTCCTGCTCTTAATGCAGATGATGGGGGCAAGGCAGAGGGTCCCTTTTGTAAATGTAATCCCCTTCAAACTGCAGCTGTTAGGGCTCAGGTGCTTGGCTGCCCTTGGGTAGCCAGGACAGAGATGTTGCTCCATGTCACACAGCCTTTCCCTGTTCCAGGGGATCCCATGGTGCCAGTTCTATACCAGGTGGAGCGCACACGCACAGGGAAAAGCTTCTCTGTTCGCTCAGTGAAGGCGATTCAGCACGGGAAGCCAATCCTCATCTGCCAGGCCTCCTtccagcagagccaggagagcCCCGTTCAGCACCAGTTCACCATGCCTACTGTGCCGCCTCCAGAGGAGCTGCGGACTCAAGAAGAGCTAATTCAGAAATACCTTCAGTGAGTGAATGGAGAGGAAGCAGGGCAGCAGTTTCTGCCCTCACGTGCATGTGCTGGGGACTGGTTGGGGAGAGGCAGCTCTCACAGCCTGCTAAGCAGACTCCTCCCTCAGGGAGGGGTCCAGCAGCAGTAGAGGAGAGCAACTGTGATTGTCTGGCAATGGGAAGCTTCCTGAGAGCACCTCCATCCTGGGGCTGTGAGCTAACTACTGCAGCTGGCGTGGGGATTCCCCGCCAAAGCAGCTTGGCCAGCTGGGCTGCCCTTGTAAGAAATCTAGTACTAGTGTCgttgtgtttgttttctcaagGGATCCCAACTTGGTGGAGAAATACAGGCGGGGACTCAACAAGATTCTGGCCCAGGAGGTGCCAGTTGAGATCAAGCCTGTGAACCCATCGGAGATACTCTGCCAGCTGCCTCAGGAGCCCAAGCAGCTGTTCTGGGTTCGGGCACGAGGCTATATTGGTAAGTCCTGTGTCAAGGATTAAGTAACTGCTTCCAGCGTGCACCCCCAGGGCATTCCCCATGACCTACTCCAGGCTCCCAGCAAGACAGGGTTGCCTAGTAGGTGTGCAGGGAATGGCAGCTAAGAACTCCTGGGGCCTAtgcccagctttgccactgactcattctGTGGCCATGAGCAAGTTCTAGTCAACACTTGCCTGTGTCCCCCTTTGTAActtgggaataatgatactggaTTTCATCCTAAGGGACAAGTGCCACAATGCAATTGGTAACTGCTGCTGCCTTGGGGTGGCCAGAGCAGTGCCCCTTGGCCACACATCCAGGATGTAGGTCTGGAGTTTTACAGAGAAgcctactcctgggggaattctgcaccactgtgcatgtgtagaatttatgtcccctgcagatttctttgcttccctgcagaaaaatggctGAGAGTGGTCATATAactctccccagcagtatgtttcaagTGCCCAGGTAAATCACTGTAGGGAAGAGGGTGGGATTAGGAAAGACCCAGCTTGTGGACTCAGCTACTAAtcctggctggggaggacaggacttcctcttcctctgcacagcGTccggggctgggtcagacccactcccagatttctcccccaggtGCAagcagctctgcaaactcccccactgcttcctgcacccctcacttcTCAGCTGTAGgaggagggatccctgtacaggtaGCGGCTCCCCCAGCCACCCAACTCCCATGCATCTGGACACCCTCATAGCCAGACCCTTctgatgagccccactccccttgCACCTGGACCTCCCTGACAAGCCACCAGATTCCCACCCCAGTAAGCCCCAACCAGtttcacctggatccccactgcactgagccccactaccccagcacctggacccccCCACTACTCCTCCCACACCAACCTCCTGTTgagctctcacccccacatctagaccccccctgcagagtcccattgccatTGCATTCAGAACCCCataagcccctgtgcatccagattgcCTCCGTGTTCAGATCCCCCACTGAGTTGTCTGCACTGAGATTGTCCTACAGAACCCTCTCAATCCAAACCTGGATCTCCCCTCACTCAGTCCCTCCatctgccttgctgagcctgcttgcctgcccacacctggcatggaggggcagggccggtccttgcgctgtgtctggattgggtgcagcctcaccgctgagtcccTGTTCCAGTGGGAAGCTGCCAGTGATCTCCCCGCTCTTGCTCCCAAGCCTGTGATGGCCTGTGGGCACAAACGTGTGTACAGCCCCACTGCCTCCTTAACCCAGGATAGGCCAACAgttcagggtgcagcagggactTGCCTTTAACAGCTGCTGGCTCAGTCATTGTATACTTCAGCTCAGTGGCCAGGTATAGCGCAGCATTGGAGGGGGGCCTGGCCCACGGTCCTCAGGGGAGCCGAGCCCTCAGTAGCTCCACAGATGTGTCCCCCAGGCACCCGCTCTGCAAGGATGAACCTGGCACGACAGGGCTCATCTCTGAACTCTAAGGCTGTGGTTCTGGTTGCCTGGCAGGGGAGTGCGATATGAAGCTGCACTGCTGCGTGGCTGCCTACATCTCCGACTACGCCTTCctgggcacagctctgctcccgcACCGGCAGCATCCTGTCAAGTTCATGGTGTCCCTCGACCACTCCATGTGGTTCCACGCCCCCTTCCGAGCTGACCACTGGATGCTGTATGAGTGTGAGAGCCCCTGGGCTGGTAAgtcctccccctgctgcaggggTGTGGtaagcctcttcttcccaaatctggaccttagcgtccaaaatctgggtgctcagcaatgaacctcccccaagcttattaccagcttggatcttatctcgctgccaccaatcaggattcagagttCCTGATAACTCGCCGGgtttccccaaaactttccctgggggacccccaagacccagcagCTCCGAGTCTATCGGCAAGggaactcccttcccttcccttccccctcctacCCAGACGTTCCTccctgggctaacttgagaggtTTGGATGTaatcttttacatcacaataccaagaagcacgtctccttatccacaaagagacaaacctcaagcaCAAGGAAACATAGATAATCCTCTCTTTCCTCCACACCtctgctgtgcagagccacctctgtagatctaacacaaagagatccctCCCCTGTACTtatctacccagagagaaaaccaaccaagtcttaaaagagaaaactttatataaaaagaagaaagaccATATAATCAAACTCTGCATTCAGAGtcaatacaggctattgcttataagaaatgaatacacagtctgattcgaAAAGATATCAATGGAACATTCCAAGCTACACACATGTGAATAACTAAtgtatcaacctattgctttccttttgtactccaACTTGTAACAGCAGCGTAGacaaagaagcttggagatagaagaaaagctgttctcatcatagccgaaagaaacaaaggaagaagaacaaaaagccaaaaacctccaagGTTCCATCCCCTGCTTTTAAACCCGGTCCGATTGTCCTCTGGTCGGTGTTGGTTCCTTTTCAGTAAAAAGAAcatacccttagctatctatttatgagaCGCCCcgcaaatcacagacagtgtaatTCCCtggcagtgatttcttcctagatttaaacaaacaggaagtacaacacatgcacctttacatatactcctaagcatgtaaactacaagactctACATCATTAAGGACAAGTTTAACCATGTATCCGGGAAACTCTCAGggcgggagagtgcatcagctacttgcTGGAGCTCCAAATGTTGAATTTCAagtcaaaatcttggagagctaactCAACGAAGATTTCTTGTGTTCCTTtagctgtatgaagccacttagcGCAGCAGGTGGtggtagctggaaccgccgtcccaaacgtatgggcgtagcttttccaggcgtacacaatggcagtcacagtgaaaaggaatgctcagtgctttccctctcagaagtttgctgagaaacacaacaggatgGATTCTGATCGGTCTTCCTGCATAAGACTGCTCCTATACACGCTCAGATCATCGGTGGTACTAGGAATGTGTCAAAGTCTGGGCCTTAGCACAGGGCTCAGACATGAGCATCGCCTAATTGGGTAAAGGCTCCTGACCTCATCAGTCCATGTACTGTATTGGCTGGGTCTTTCTGGCAGGTCGGTAGTGGGCAGCAATTGGCTGTAGGtgggtacaaatcgcctgtagtagccggccaagcctaagaaggattggactgTTTTCTTTGACTGGACAGGCAATTGGATAGCATCCACTTGGCtgtaggggtttatggttcctcgacccaccggTGTCCAGGTAAGTCACTGTTTGACCGATTTCaccttttggccttaacagtagtcctgcctgcctgatacgcTCAAAGActttccaggtgtactaggtgttcggcGCAGAGTTctgaaaaatggccacatcatcgaggtaggcaactgcaatTCCCGTCTGCTAGCAGACCCTACCAGCCTCTGAAGGTggcggtgcatttcgcagccgaaaggaagtacattaaatcaTACACCCTGCATGGGTGACGATGCGACCTTTCCTGGCAGGTTCAtcctagcggtacttgccagtaccctggttaagtctattgtagagatgaactgggcacgtccacTTTCCCATAGCTCATCGTGCGGCATGGTATGTGTCTGGACGagtaccgcatttagcttacggtagtccacgcaaaagcgtattccGCATCGGTTGGGTAAGAACCACTGGAAGATGCCCTGGCACTGGTAGATGAGGGATTATACCATCTGTAGCATGTGTCTGGATCTCCCGTTCATAGCAGCTTGCGTGAGGGACACCCGGTAGGATGGTGTTCTAatggtgagcattacctgtgtccaatggagtggtatgccgtTCAGTCCatctggagtggctgagaacaatgggcgagctagtgcacagctccttgatttgttgcgcTGCAGACGTGCCAGGGTGGTTGAAGGTCACCTCTTCCATGCCACGTCCTTTTTCCGTCGTAGTAGATGCATCAGGCCACTCAGGTTCATGCTCCTCCCGGACTGTAAACTGCAAACCTTAAGTCTCTGGATAAAAGCTTGAGAGATTACAGTACCGACTTTGGTTTAGTGAGGAATgggaatgctatgaggtagttaacagctccccagcgccttggaccgtgaatggcccttcctgATGCTTCATCTTATGGCCTGTTGCACTCAAGCCCAGAACCTGGTCCCTACTTGAAGGACGTTCTCTGGTATGTTATCAtacaggccttttgctcttctcAGTATCCTTTagttctctagcaagggctaaagagtgtcgagGGGTTTGTGtagttgcttacaaagtccagaatgttagccTGGAGAGGGTGAAAAACCCCAttggtgcttcaccaactgtaatggccctaaCTCActgccatacacaagttcaaagggtgaaaaccctaaactggatgtggtaacagccctgtaagcaaagagcaacgtCTTGCAACANNNNNNNNNNNNNNNNNNNNNNNNNNNNNNNNNNNNNNNNNNNNNNNNNNNNNNNNNNNNNNNNNNNNNNNNNNNNNNNNNNNNNNNNNNNNNNNNNNNNNNNNNNNNNNNNNNNNNNNNNNNNNNNNNNNNNNNNNNNNNNNNNNNNNNNNNNNNNNNNNNNNNNNNNNNNN
The window above is part of the Chelonoidis abingdonii isolate Lonesome George chromosome 14, CheloAbing_2.0, whole genome shotgun sequence genome. Proteins encoded here:
- the ACOT8 gene encoding acyl-coenzyme A thioesterase 8 encodes the protein MAASRSTGGFRVLAAGAGAEPAGSGDVPEGGQPAPPGDLRSVLVTSVLSLEPLDLDLFRGRHHWVPVTRRLFGGQIVGQALVAAAKAVSEDVHAHSLHCYFVRAGDPMVPVLYQVERTRTGKSFSVRSVKAIQHGKPILICQASFQQSQESPVQHQFTMPTVPPPEELRTQEELIQKYLQDPNLVEKYRRGLNKILAQEVPVEIKPVNPSEILCQLPQEPKQLFWVRARGYIGECDMKLHCCVAAYISDYAFLGTALLPHRQHPVKFMVSLDHSMWFHAPFRADHWMLYECESPWAGGCRGLVHGRLWRRDGVLAVTCAQEGVIRVKQSPAESKL